AGCATTATTAAAAAGAACAAGCCCATGGATGAATGGGATGAAAAAGATAGCCGGGAAACTGTTCCTGTATCGCGCTTTGAAAAAAAGGATGTTTCTCAGTTTTTAGATAAGCTTAAAGACGATGAAAAGCAGATTTTTATTTACCGCTATTTTGACGATTTGAAGATGGATGAAATTACCGCATTAACGCAACTTTCGCGCAAAACGATATTTAATAAATTAGAACGCGTGGAAGAGAAAATTAAGAGATTTTTTGGAGAGCATCATGAATAATAATCAATGCCCCAGCTCCTTTGCCTTGGAACTGTATGTTTTGGAAAATACAGGCGATGAGACCTTAAAAGATCATATAGCCTCGTGTGCGCATTGCCAAGAACAGATCGCGTCTATTCGCAATGAACAAAAGGCTTTTTTGGTTACGCATCCGTTTGAACCTTTTTATGAGAAGATAACCACCCCGTCGTCATCCCGGCGGAAGTCGGGATCCATCTTCGATTTCTTTTCACTCCCGTCTTTTCGATGGGCTTCCGGCCTGGTAATGGCCATGCTCGCTCTCTTCATCTTAAAACCTGTGCTATTTGAAAGTAAGGGTGTACGTTTTAAAGGCGAACCGGTAATTGGCTACTATATAAAAGAAGGCACTGAAGCCGTTTTAGGAAAACCCGGTGACCTTGTTTCTCCCGGAAATCAAATTAGGTTTTATGTAAACCCCGGTACTTACACGCATGTTGTGGTTTTGGGAGTGGAATCGGATGGAACCATCAATCGTTATTATCCCGATAAAGGCGACACCAATATTCCTATTCCACAAAATACACCCTACTTTTTTCCTGATAGCATTGTGCTCGATACTTCACCGCATAATGAGCTGATTATAGCGGTTTTTGGAGATGCTGATTTATCGTACGCTTCCGTGGAACAAAAATTAAAAAATATTCCAGGGCTTTATGACAGTATTAAAAAGAAAGAAACACCGGCTCTTAATAAATTAGGTTTAGTCACCTCGAGCCTTATCCTTAATAAGGGCGAATAATTGATGAAATACTGGCTTACATTCATTCTTTTCATAATTAGTTTTTCGGCCCACGCCGCCATTAAAAAATTTGCCATCATTGCCGGCA
This genomic window from bacterium contains:
- a CDS encoding RNA polymerase sigma factor, with protein sequence MDKGDIKTLYEKYAGALHAQAFKILRNKALADEALQDAFINVVRYGDSFKGESSPYTWLYRIVTNCALSIIKKNKPMDEWDEKDSRETVPVSRFEKKDVSQFLDKLKDDEKQIFIYRYFDDLKMDEITALTQLSRKTIFNKLERVEEKIKRFFGEHHE
- a CDS encoding DUF4384 domain-containing protein, giving the protein MNNNQCPSSFALELYVLENTGDETLKDHIASCAHCQEQIASIRNEQKAFLVTHPFEPFYEKITTPSSSRRKSGSIFDFFSLPSFRWASGLVMAMLALFILKPVLFESKGVRFKGEPVIGYYIKEGTEAVLGKPGDLVSPGNQIRFYVNPGTYTHVVVLGVESDGTINRYYPDKGDTNIPIPQNTPYFFPDSIVLDTSPHNELIIAVFGDADLSYASVEQKLKNIPGLYDSIKKKETPALNKLGLVTSSLILNKGE